TGCCTGGTACTCCATGGAAAGAAGTAGTAGATAAATACAAGGGTACACCACCTCGTAATATAGACATCCCTAATGATCTGATTTTCAAGTATTTCAAACGTATGGCAGATGCTGCCAAAGCGAGCCAACAAGGTGCTTGAGTCATGTATGGTGATGACCCGTCCACAACTTTTCCTATCAGTCCTTCGCCAGAAGAGATAAAGACCCCTTCGCAATAGGATGAGCAGACAAGGTATGGAAAACTTCGGTTTAAAATCGCCGAGGACCACGCCGCGATCGAAGCTCTACGGCATCAAGCCGTGAAATGGAACATCAATCTACGCCCGTGGTTTGCATGGATCATCACTTCAATCACACTTGCGTGGCTAGTTTTTGTGGTTACGATTTTCGTCATTGTTGCCAACGACACAGATCAGTCCAGAGTCAAAGTGTCTGATGCTGTATTGATCGCACTTATCACAACTGCAACCGCGACAGTGATTGGATTGTTTGTGATTCTCGCTCGTTATTTCTTCCCACCGGGCGGGTCACTCATCAGCGGTCGATTTGGATTACATTCGGAAGGTACTGACGAATAATCTAGGGACGGTCTCGCCGGGTGTCTAGGGCTGAGCTCGCGAAGTCTTGAGTCAGTAACACTCACCTGTGAAAAGCAACTACGTTCCGAGGAGCATCACGGAGCGAGGCCATGCGAAAGAAGCCAGTCATAGAGATTGATGGAGCTAACTTTAGCACCTTGGAAGAATGCGCGCGTGAATTCAGCCAAACCACGCTTTCTGATTTTGTTTGGACAGGCAATCTCGACGCTTTCAACGACATACTGCGGGGTGGGTTTGGTACACCCGAAGGCGGCTTCATCCTCCGCTGGTTAAATTCAGATACTTCCCGGGAGCGTCTGGGCTACGCAGAGACGGCCCGGCAGCTAGAACGCCGCCTCAAGGCGTGCCCGTGTTGCGGCCGAACTCAAAGCGGCAAAGAACAACACCGGCCCCACCGTGTTCGATTGGTTGGTGGAGATCATCCGGGTCCACGGCGAGGGCGGGGAAGAATCCGAAAATGCCATCGAACTCGAACTACGGTAGCGCGCCTCACTGCCGGCTGTCGAGGACAACGCTCGCCCTCAGCGCATGTAACACAATGCGAGTCGGACATTCCAAGCGATTCGACCGTTTGTGGGCCTTCATGGCGCTTCTGCGAACACTCCCGGCCCTCCCGTGCAGGTTCATAAGCGTTCTATGAACGCTCGGGAATAGCTTGTGAACATTCACAAACCACCGGTGAACCCCCGGAAGTAGGCGGCGAACATTCGGGCGTCCCTTGTGAACATCCGGGGGAGGTCCGGGAAGATTCGGGGTAGGGGTGTGAAAACCCGTGCGCGGGGGGTGAAGGTCCGGGAAAGGGGGAAACATCTGCGAACGGGCGGGACGCTGTCGCGGAGGGGGGCGGACGGCCGATTTTGTTGAAAGGTCGGGCGTCTTCTTTCCGCTTTGGAGATGACATCATGCAGGACTATTTGCCGCACCGGGATCAAGAACTCGCGTCGTGGACACGGGGGATGGCGAAGGCCGTGTCTGCTTCGCCTGAAAGTTATGGCGTGACCGCAGCGCAGGCGGCGGCGTATGACGCGGCGCAGCGGGCGTATGCGGAGGCGTTGACGGTGGCGACGCAGCCGCAGACGCGGACGGGGCCGGCGGTGTCGCGGAAGAACACGGCGCGGAAGACGCTGATCGCCCTGTCGCGCCGGTTGGAGGGGATTATCCAGGCCTACCCCGGGACGACGGACGCGATGCGTGTGGACCTGGGGCTGACGGTGCGCAAGCCACGGGCGAAGATGGCGGCGGTGACGATCGAGCGGCCGTCGGTGCGGGTGGTGTCGGCGATGGGGTCGCGGCTGACGCTGCGGGTCGGCAAGCACGGGGGCGTGGGGCGCGCCCGGCCCGACGGGGCGCGGGGGTACACGTGGTTCTACTTCTTGGGCGAGCGGAGCCCGGCGGCGCTGGGGGGTTGGTCGTTCGGCGGCAATAGCATCGAGCCCACCGTCGAGGTGGTGCTGGAGGGTGCCGAGTTTGGCGCGCCGGTGTGGTTCACCGCCAACTGGTTTAACAGCCGGATGCAGCCGGGCCCGATGAGCAACCCGGTCATGACCCGCGTGGCGGGCGGGTTTGCGGGGGTGGTGCCGAGCGCCGGGAGCGGAGGTAAAACGGTGGTCAGTGTTGTGGCGGGGAGTGCCCCCGGGACCACTGCGGATCCCATGGGCCTTGCGGCGTAGACCCTTCCGGGGCTTCGCGGACTCAGCTCCTGCCACCCATCTCTGTGCCCGAATCAGATAAACTGCAAATCAGTCTGTTTAGATCTGTACTGCTAGCCAGCCATGGTAGCCCCCGCATGCCTGAACCTTTCATGGAACATCCGACTGGTGAATTCGATAGCGCTATCGAAGCGATGACCGACGCGATCTGTAGGCTTCGAGAGCTACCCGCTTGGGATGATTGGATTACATTCTGTGCCCAAGGCATAGGGCCTCGGCCAGACAGCGTCCACTTCGCTGAGATCTGCATCCTAAAAGATCAATTCGATTTGGACATTCCGCTCGACTTGGAGGCGGTCCATCAACAGGCGAGCGTAAGTGGTTCCTGCCTGTCGAAGAGAGGTGGCTTCTACTCGGTTGCTTCGGCCTCACCCGCAGAGGTCGCTCGAATCTTCGATGCCATTTTCCGCTACCACTTAGGCATCAAGCCACATGCCGACGAAGGTGACGACTACCCGATTGGCGCGGAATGGGAAGTTGCACAATACTACCCTTAGGCCAAGGCCCATGGGTCGGCAGGTAAGCGGGACTGAGTCCGCGTAGCCCGCGAGCGATCGAACACACGCCTGACAAACCCCCATCTTTGCCTTCCTTGGCGGCTTGGCGTCTCTGCGCTCTTGGCGTTGCACCTTCCCTGCCACTCAACCCACCGCCCAGTACAATGCCCGCTGCGGGTGGCTGGGCCGCCCGAGTCCCAGTTGCATCACGAGCAGGCCATGTCAAAACCAAACCATGCGACGGGCTGGATCGCCCTGCTGCTCGGACTATTGCTTGTGCAGGCGGGCTGTTCGCAGTCCAAGATCGCGGGGAATGGCCGGGCGGGGGATGCGCCGGACCGGATCCCCGCATTGGTGCGGCAGGCCGACCCCCTGAACGCCAGCGGGCAGGACGGCATCAACACCCTGATCCACGCCCTCGACGACGACGACCCGGCGGTGCGGCTTTTTGCGGTGCAGGCGCTGCGGGAGCGCACGGGACAGTCGTTCGGGTATCGTTATTATGACTCGGCGGACCGGCGACGCCCGGCGGTCCGCCGGTGGCGCGACTGGGCCGATGCTCAGGACGACCCCGGGACTCCAAGCCCCGGCACCCCCGGAACGCCCGCCCCCGGAACCGGCCCGAACCCCAACACCGCCTCCGCTTCTCCCGCACACTGATCGACGAACACCATGGCCAAGCACTGCATCTCCACTATCGAACACAACGGCGAAGCCGTCATCGCCGCGCTGCACGGCTCGCTCACCGTCGCGAACGCGCCCGACCTGCGCCAAGGGCTGATGGAGGCGCTCAAAGAGCACAAGCCCAAGACCCTCGCGCTCAACCTGACCGAGGTCGACTTCATCGACTCCAGTGCGCTGGGTGTGTTTGTCGAGGTCCGCCGGGAGGCGGCGACGCACGGCGGGAGCGTGGCGATGACGAACCTCAACGACGACATCCGCGGGCTGATGCGGATCATGCACCTCGACTCGGTGTTTACGTTTCTGGATGATGTGTCGGAAGTCTCGGCCCCCGGAACCCCCGGAAGTTAGCCCCCGGAAGTTGCCGCACGCAAAGACACGATCCTTGGAGCGATCCTAAGCTCCCCCGGCCGCACGGATGTTGGCCGACGCTTCTCCCGCCCCGCAAGGACGACCCATGGGCGCACTCACACGACCGATTGCAAAGCTCGGCGACGCC
The sequence above is a segment of the Phycisphaeraceae bacterium D3-23 genome. Coding sequences within it:
- a CDS encoding HEAT repeat domain-containing protein yields the protein MSKPNHATGWIALLLGLLLVQAGCSQSKIAGNGRAGDAPDRIPALVRQADPLNASGQDGINTLIHALDDDDPAVRLFAVQALRERTGQSFGYRYYDSADRRRPAVRRWRDWADAQDDPGTPSPGTPGTPAPGTGPNPNTASASPAH
- a CDS encoding STAS domain-containing protein produces the protein MAKHCISTIEHNGEAVIAALHGSLTVANAPDLRQGLMEALKEHKPKTLALNLTEVDFIDSSALGVFVEVRREAATHGGSVAMTNLNDDIRGLMRIMHLDSVFTFLDDVSEVSAPGTPGS